A stretch of the Panicum virgatum strain AP13 chromosome 9N, P.virgatum_v5, whole genome shotgun sequence genome encodes the following:
- the LOC120688989 gene encoding dehydration-responsive element-binding protein 2C-like produces MLALPQAAAAAANNNMVVMKASPAASPSSPRRHHQYYNYKQQQEPVMMAKAMTHSAPCSSADDASPNSNCSNYSNSSSSAATTPTAAMQQMIADKLAGAVDHSHQQQQAEAEDFEDYVTRLPKAEDFGLGGFQEVPPPEVFDEAPSDGLWDHTVAWPPSPAMMLDSARPCPASPRTETSQIGWPRPIPSLPCRAPPAGRRGE; encoded by the coding sequence ATGCTCGCGCtcccccaggcggcggcggcggcggcgaacaatAACATGGTGGTCATGAAGGCGTCCCCGGCGGCGTCACCGTCCTCCCCTAGACGCCACCACCAGTACTACAACtacaagcagcagcaggagcccgTGATGATGGCCAAGGCGATGACGCACTCCGCGCCCTGCAGCTCCGCCGACGACGCCTCGCCCAACTCCAACTGCTCCAACTACTCCAATTCCAGTTCCTCGGCGGCGACGACCCCGACCGCGGCGATGCAGCAGATGATAGCGGACAAGCTGGCGGGGGCCGTGGACCAcagccaccagcagcagcaggccgagGCGGAGGACTTCGAGGACTATGTCACGCGGCTGCCCAAGGCGGAGGACTTCGGCCTAGGGGGCTTCCAGGAGGTGCCGCCACCCGAGGTGTTCGACGAGGCCCCCAGCGACGGCCTCTGGGACCACACCGTCGcctggccgccgtcgccggccatgATGCTCGACTCCGCACGGCCATGTCCAGCATCTCCACGTACCGAGACATCCCAGATAGGATGGCCGAGGCCGATCCCTTCTCTGccgtgccgcgcgccgccggccggtcgTCGGGGAGAGTAG